In a genomic window of Nocardiopsis mwathae:
- a CDS encoding exodeoxyribonuclease VII small subunit has product MADEAQSTTGDGAETDTAPPAEPELSYEEAREELDGVVRRLESGGLTLKESLALWERGEQLARTCEQWLEGARAKLAVALEENTPQNNGGNDHSTPF; this is encoded by the coding sequence ATGGCCGACGAGGCCCAGAGCACGACCGGCGACGGAGCCGAGACCGACACGGCGCCGCCCGCCGAACCGGAGCTGAGCTACGAGGAGGCCCGCGAGGAGCTGGACGGCGTCGTGCGGCGCCTGGAGTCCGGCGGCCTCACGCTCAAGGAGTCGCTGGCCCTGTGGGAGCGCGGCGAACAGCTCGCCAGGACCTGCGAGCAGTGGCTGGAGGGTGCCCGCGCCAAGCTCGCCGTCGCCCTGGAGGAGAACACCCCGCAGAACAACGGCGGCAACGACCACTCCACGCCCTTCTGA
- the xseA gene encoding exodeoxyribonuclease VII large subunit, which yields MGMDSSPESPQPVRVVMQAIGGWIGRLGRIWVEGQIAELNRRGGTAFITLRDPVANVSARVVCPIRVLEAAAPAPQAGARVVVHAKPDFYVARGTFSLLALEIRHVGLGELLARLEQLRATLAAEGLFSEARKRPLPFLPGTVGVICGRDSAAERDVLENGRRRWPAVRFEVREVAVQGDRAVGEVLDALKELDAHPDVDVVIIARGGGSLEDLLPFSDEALVRAVSATRTPVVSAIGHEQDAPLLDYVADLRASTPTDAAKKVVPDVGEQLRLIHQLRDRGRRVIEGGIAREEAWLAQMRSRPVLASPLREMDRLTEQVAGLRDRARRCVTISVDRAADDLAHTRARLHALSPATTLARGFAIVQKSDGAVVRSAAEVEAGEALRLRFAEDSLTATADGPASADDHPTTDD from the coding sequence ATGGGTATGGACAGCTCCCCGGAGTCCCCGCAGCCGGTCCGGGTCGTCATGCAGGCCATCGGCGGCTGGATCGGCCGGCTGGGGAGGATCTGGGTCGAGGGCCAGATCGCCGAGCTGAACCGGCGCGGCGGCACGGCGTTCATCACCCTGCGCGACCCCGTCGCCAACGTCTCGGCGCGCGTGGTGTGCCCCATCCGGGTGCTGGAGGCCGCGGCCCCGGCGCCGCAGGCCGGGGCGCGCGTGGTCGTCCATGCCAAGCCCGACTTCTACGTCGCCCGCGGCACGTTCTCGCTGCTCGCCCTGGAGATCCGGCACGTGGGCCTGGGCGAGCTGCTGGCCCGGCTGGAGCAGCTGCGCGCAACGCTGGCCGCAGAGGGCCTCTTCTCCGAGGCCCGCAAGCGCCCGCTGCCGTTCCTGCCCGGGACCGTCGGCGTGATCTGCGGGCGCGACTCCGCGGCCGAGCGCGACGTCCTGGAGAACGGCCGCCGCCGCTGGCCGGCGGTCCGGTTCGAGGTGCGCGAGGTCGCCGTGCAGGGCGACCGGGCGGTCGGCGAGGTGCTCGACGCGCTCAAGGAGCTCGACGCGCACCCGGATGTCGACGTGGTCATCATCGCCCGCGGCGGCGGCTCCCTGGAGGACCTGCTGCCGTTCTCCGACGAGGCGCTGGTGCGCGCGGTGTCGGCCACCCGCACCCCGGTCGTCAGCGCGATCGGGCACGAACAGGACGCCCCGCTCCTCGACTACGTCGCCGACCTCCGCGCCTCCACACCCACCGACGCCGCCAAGAAGGTCGTGCCGGACGTGGGGGAGCAGCTGCGCCTGATCCACCAGCTGCGCGACCGGGGCCGCCGGGTGATCGAGGGCGGCATCGCCCGCGAGGAGGCATGGCTGGCCCAGATGCGCTCGCGCCCGGTGCTGGCCAGCCCGCTGCGTGAGATGGACCGGCTCACCGAGCAGGTCGCCGGCCTGCGCGACCGGGCGCGGCGCTGCGTCACGATCTCCGTCGACCGCGCCGCCGACGACCTCGCCCACACCCGCGCCCGCCTGCACGCGCTGTCCCCGGCGACCACCCTGGCCCGTGGCTTCGCCATCGTGCAGAAGTCCGACGGAGCCGTGGTCCGCTCGGCCGCGGAGGTCGAGGCGGGGGAGGCGCTGCGGCTGCGCTTCGCCGAGGACAGCCTGACCGCGACGGCCGACGGCCCCGCTTCGGCCGACGACCACCCGACCACCGATGACTGA